A single genomic interval of Nocardioides nitrophenolicus harbors:
- a CDS encoding GlsB/YeaQ/YmgE family stress response membrane protein, whose amino-acid sequence MLWTIIVTIVGGAIIGVIGKAVAPGDRAKFPFWLTVLCGIVGMLVGSFLYWGLFGHNNKPFDGHEATWDNATNGIDWIRHLWQVVVAAVAVIAAAALTGRRRG is encoded by the coding sequence ATGCTGTGGACCATCATCGTGACGATCGTCGGCGGCGCGATCATCGGAGTCATCGGCAAGGCCGTGGCGCCCGGTGACCGCGCGAAGTTCCCGTTCTGGCTGACCGTGCTGTGCGGCATCGTCGGCATGCTGGTCGGCAGCTTCTTGTACTGGGGGCTGTTCGGGCACAACAACAAGCCGTTCGACGGCCACGAGGCCACCTGGGACAACGCGACCAACGGCATCGACTGGATCCGCCACCTGTGGCAGGTCGTGGTCGCGGCGGTCGCCGTGATCGCGGCCGCGGCCCTGACCGGGCGCCGGCGCGGCTGA
- a CDS encoding FAD-dependent oxidoreductase, with amino-acid sequence MRVDVLGAGIVGLTVAEELGRRGLDVVVVDPDPVGGASYAAAGMLSPAAEVWHGEEELLRLGLASLRLWPALAARLGVELRRTGTLLAGYDAGDLQQVERQAALLHRHGHRVELLGRAGVRSAEPSLARVAGGALLPEEASVDPRAVCAALLARVELRGTPRPDAEATVVATGTALPEPWRGLVSGVRGEILRLRSDDPPRRTVRGWVGGEAVYLVPRGDGRVVLGATSEAHAGPPVVSAGGALRLLAAGRALWPALDRAELVEGTARDRPATADGLPLVGPAGVAGVVLAAGHYRHGVLLAPLTARLVADHLETGHVEPCLDPRRTFGGEP; translated from the coding sequence ATGCGGGTCGACGTCCTGGGCGCCGGGATCGTCGGGCTGACGGTCGCCGAGGAGCTCGGCCGGCGCGGCCTCGACGTCGTCGTCGTGGACCCCGACCCGGTCGGCGGAGCGTCGTACGCCGCCGCGGGGATGCTCAGTCCGGCCGCGGAGGTCTGGCACGGCGAGGAGGAGCTGCTGCGGCTCGGCCTCGCCTCCCTGCGGCTGTGGCCCGCGCTGGCGGCGCGCCTCGGCGTCGAGCTGCGCCGGACCGGGACCCTCCTGGCCGGCTACGACGCCGGTGACCTCCAGCAGGTCGAGCGGCAGGCCGCGCTGCTGCACCGGCACGGACATCGCGTCGAGCTGCTGGGACGGGCCGGCGTCCGCTCCGCGGAGCCGTCGCTGGCGCGGGTCGCCGGCGGCGCGCTGCTGCCGGAGGAGGCGAGCGTGGACCCGCGCGCGGTCTGTGCGGCCCTGCTGGCGCGGGTGGAGCTGCGCGGGACGCCACGGCCGGACGCCGAGGCGACCGTCGTCGCCACCGGGACCGCGCTGCCCGAGCCGTGGCGCGGGCTGGTGTCCGGCGTGCGCGGGGAGATCCTGCGGCTGCGCTCCGACGACCCGCCCCGTCGTACCGTCCGCGGCTGGGTGGGCGGCGAGGCCGTCTACCTGGTCCCGCGTGGCGACGGCCGGGTGGTGCTCGGCGCGACCTCGGAGGCGCACGCCGGACCGCCGGTGGTGAGCGCCGGGGGAGCGCTGCGGCTGCTGGCCGCCGGGCGGGCGCTGTGGCCCGCGCTGGACCGCGCCGAGCTGGTCGAGGGCACCGCCCGCGACCGTCCCGCCACGGCCGACGGCCTGCCGCTGGTGGGCCCCGCCGGCGTCGCCGGGGTGGTGCTCGCCGCCGGCCACTACCGGCACGGCGTCCTGCTGGCGCCGCTGACCGCGCGGCTGGTCGCCGACCACCTCGAGACCGGTCACGTCGAGCCGTGCCTCGATCCCCGTCGCACCTTCGGAGGAGAACCATGA
- the thiE gene encoding thiamine phosphate synthase → MTPHLFCLVSQRDDLSLLPALADAGVDGFQVRAKSLATGALVALARSVVAAVRPAGALVVVNDRLDVALAADADGVHLGADDLAVADARRLAPALLVGATCRSRAEVAAAADAGADYAGFGPVFASASKRGLPGPLGVPAVSEAAGVLPLVAIGGITAATAGEVRAAGAAGVAAIGAIWRQPDPLLAAKELVAAVG, encoded by the coding sequence ATGACGCCTCACCTCTTCTGCCTGGTCTCGCAACGCGACGACCTCTCCCTGCTGCCCGCCCTGGCCGACGCCGGGGTCGACGGCTTCCAGGTCCGGGCGAAGTCCCTGGCCACCGGCGCGCTGGTCGCGCTGGCCCGGTCGGTGGTCGCGGCCGTGCGCCCGGCGGGCGCCCTGGTCGTGGTCAACGACCGGCTCGACGTCGCGCTCGCCGCGGACGCCGACGGGGTGCACCTCGGCGCCGACGACCTGGCCGTCGCCGACGCCCGCCGGCTGGCTCCGGCGCTGCTGGTGGGCGCCACCTGTCGCTCCCGCGCGGAGGTCGCCGCCGCCGCGGATGCTGGGGCCGACTACGCCGGCTTCGGGCCGGTCTTCGCCTCCGCCTCGAAGCGGGGACTGCCCGGCCCGCTGGGCGTGCCCGCGGTGAGCGAGGCGGCCGGAGTGCTGCCGCTGGTCGCGATCGGCGGCATCACGGCGGCGACCGCCGGCGAGGTGCGCGCGGCCGGTGCCGCCGGCGTGGCGGCGATCGGCGCGATCTGGCGACAACCGGATCCCCTGCTGGCAGCGAAGGAGCTCGTCGCGGCGGTCGGCTGA
- a CDS encoding FAD-dependent oxidoreductase, whose product MHVYDAVVIGAGQAGLSASFHLTRLGIDHVLLDANPGPGGAWQHRWDSLSMHDVHGVADLPDAPAPGDSRERANVVVPAWFGRYEDDHRLPVVRPVRVDRVTDEGGLLVVHAGERTWTARTLVNATGTWTRPFVPAYPGAATFLGEQLHTADYPGPEHFRGKRVVVVGGGASAVQFLGELAPLTEVVWVTRRPPVWRDDFDENVGRHAIGLVQERVREGLPPASVVSVTGLALRPQEQEAARLGVYERRRDMFARIEPDGVRWADGSFERADVILWATGFRPAVAHLAPLHLRSERGGIALLQSGADVQTATTAVRDPRVQLVGYGPSASTIGGNRAGRAAALAVRRYLTTHEGANVAADNPRESAAAG is encoded by the coding sequence GTGCACGTCTACGACGCGGTGGTCATCGGCGCCGGCCAGGCCGGCCTGTCGGCGTCCTTCCACCTGACCCGGCTCGGCATCGACCACGTGCTCCTGGACGCCAACCCCGGTCCCGGCGGCGCCTGGCAGCACCGGTGGGACTCGCTGTCGATGCACGACGTGCACGGTGTCGCGGACCTGCCGGACGCACCGGCTCCCGGCGACTCGCGCGAGCGGGCCAATGTGGTGGTGCCCGCGTGGTTCGGCCGCTACGAGGACGACCACCGGCTGCCCGTGGTCCGGCCGGTGCGGGTGGACCGGGTCACCGACGAGGGCGGGCTGCTGGTGGTCCACGCGGGGGAGCGGACCTGGACCGCGCGCACCCTGGTCAACGCCACCGGCACCTGGACCCGGCCGTTCGTGCCCGCCTACCCGGGCGCCGCGACCTTCCTCGGCGAGCAGCTGCACACCGCCGACTACCCCGGCCCCGAGCACTTCCGCGGCAAGCGGGTCGTCGTGGTCGGCGGCGGCGCCTCGGCCGTGCAGTTCCTCGGCGAGCTCGCGCCGCTCACCGAGGTGGTCTGGGTGACCCGGCGGCCACCGGTGTGGCGCGACGACTTCGACGAGAACGTCGGCCGGCACGCCATCGGCCTGGTCCAGGAGCGGGTCCGCGAGGGGCTGCCGCCCGCGAGCGTCGTCAGCGTCACCGGCCTGGCACTGCGCCCCCAGGAGCAGGAGGCGGCCCGCCTCGGCGTCTACGAGCGGCGCCGCGACATGTTCGCGCGGATCGAGCCCGACGGCGTGCGCTGGGCGGACGGGTCCTTCGAGCGGGCCGACGTGATCTTGTGGGCCACCGGCTTCCGGCCCGCCGTCGCCCACCTCGCGCCGCTCCACCTGCGCAGCGAGCGGGGCGGGATCGCGCTGCTGCAGAGCGGCGCCGACGTTCAGACCGCCACGACCGCCGTCCGGGACCCCCGGGTGCAGCTGGTCGGCTACGGCCCCTCGGCCAGCACGATCGGCGGCAACCGGGCGGGTCGCGCGGCCGCCCTGGCGGTGCGGCGCTACCTCACGACGCACGAGGGTGCTAACGTCGCGGCCGACAACCCACGGGAGTCCGCGGCAGCGGGCTGA
- the thiS gene encoding sulfur carrier protein ThiS — translation MTLTITCNGEPVAVDAATVADLLELRLGAARPHGIAVAVNEEVVPRGGWSSRRLADGDVVELVTAVQGG, via the coding sequence ATGACCCTGACCATCACCTGCAATGGAGAGCCGGTCGCCGTCGACGCGGCGACCGTCGCCGACCTGCTGGAGCTCCGGCTCGGCGCCGCCCGCCCCCACGGGATCGCGGTCGCCGTCAACGAGGAGGTCGTCCCGCGCGGCGGCTGGTCGTCGCGGCGGCTGGCCGACGGTGATGTGGTCGAGCTCGTGACGGCGGTGCAGGGCGGATGA
- a CDS encoding choice-of-anchor P family protein → MNVRKFVSFFAFALAGAGLVAVPAPAAQAADPVYWSYAASTGATYVKVLDGVVQSDLTAQSGVTGGAKSSSSKNSTAAVNVLNLAQLGAVETKTDAVVSQVLGQPQTTLKSWARVANVSLLGGLITADALETTVSTTGRADGNGSATANHKLANIKIAGAKLPLNIPKNYAVTIPGIASVTLNYTLHGKVEQPEGDLIGTMSWAVGVTLLQPFGGYSAGVTLLVNPVNQYLSEVQPSSGAGLFGTAYGSRVQANVSDAVTVVSDPTARVITPFGSSNGQTKTNSTLAVRVPGILTTGAISSTTNSTKDAFGNAEITNTNRTAGIDLLGGLVKATAVKVTAHGKLADGQWTSDMKLELVNLVIAGQRIPIDVAPNTILNIAGLGQVAINLQQTDTSVGYQNMITAVKVTLDTAQAGLPVGAVIELGVAYTGIVPPAA, encoded by the coding sequence GTGAACGTGCGCAAGTTCGTCTCCTTCTTTGCCTTCGCCTTGGCAGGCGCGGGGCTGGTCGCCGTTCCGGCACCCGCGGCGCAGGCCGCCGACCCGGTCTACTGGTCCTACGCCGCCAGCACCGGCGCGACGTACGTCAAGGTCCTCGACGGTGTCGTCCAGTCCGACCTGACCGCGCAGTCCGGTGTCACCGGCGGCGCGAAGTCCAGCAGCTCCAAGAACAGCACCGCCGCCGTCAACGTGCTCAACCTCGCCCAGCTCGGCGCGGTCGAGACCAAGACCGACGCGGTCGTCTCCCAGGTCCTCGGCCAGCCGCAGACCACGCTCAAGTCGTGGGCGCGGGTGGCCAATGTCAGCCTGCTCGGCGGCCTGATCACCGCCGACGCGCTCGAGACCACCGTCAGCACCACCGGTCGGGCCGACGGCAACGGCTCGGCGACGGCCAACCACAAGCTGGCCAACATCAAGATCGCCGGCGCCAAGCTGCCGCTCAACATCCCCAAGAACTACGCGGTCACCATCCCCGGCATCGCCAGCGTGACCCTCAACTACACCCTGCACGGCAAGGTCGAGCAGCCCGAGGGCGACCTGATCGGCACCATGAGCTGGGCCGTCGGCGTGACCCTGCTGCAGCCCTTCGGCGGCTACTCCGCCGGCGTCACGCTGCTGGTCAACCCGGTCAACCAGTACCTCTCCGAGGTCCAGCCCTCCTCCGGCGCCGGCCTGTTCGGCACCGCCTACGGCAGCCGGGTCCAGGCCAACGTCTCCGACGCCGTCACCGTCGTCAGCGACCCGACGGCCCGGGTGATCACGCCCTTCGGCTCGAGCAACGGCCAGACCAAGACCAACTCGACGCTCGCGGTCCGGGTGCCCGGCATCCTGACCACCGGCGCGATCTCCTCGACCACGAACTCGACGAAGGACGCCTTCGGCAACGCCGAGATCACCAACACCAACCGCACCGCCGGCATCGACCTGCTCGGCGGCCTGGTCAAGGCCACCGCGGTCAAGGTGACCGCCCACGGCAAGCTCGCCGACGGGCAGTGGACCTCCGACATGAAGCTGGAGCTGGTCAACCTCGTCATCGCGGGTCAGCGGATCCCGATCGACGTCGCGCCCAACACCATCCTCAACATCGCCGGGCTCGGCCAGGTCGCGATCAACCTGCAGCAGACCGACACCAGCGTCGGCTACCAGAACATGATCACCGCGGTGAAGGTCACCCTCGACACCGCCCAGGCCGGCCTGCCGGTGGGCGCGGTGATCGAGCTCGGCGTGGCCTACACGGGCATCGTCCCGCCGGCCGCCTGA
- a CDS encoding fumarate hydratase yields the protein MAEAEFRYSDLLPTGKDDTPYRLITTDGVETVEGPDGRTFLKVSPEAIQQLTAEAMHDISHFLRPAHLAQLRKIIDDPEASGNDRFVALDLLKNVNISAGGVLPMCQDTGTAIVMGKKSEGVLTGADDAEWISRGVYDAYTKLNLRYSQLAPLTTYDEKNTGSNLPAQIELYSTPGADGKSPEYKFLFMAKGGGSANKSFLFQETKAILNPKRMLEFLDEKIRSLGTAACPPYHLAVVIGGTSAEFALKTAKYASAHYLDNLPTEGSMDAHGFRDLELEEEVFKLTQSFGIGAQFGGKYFCHDVRVVRLPRHGASCPVAIAVSCSADRQALGKITAEGVFLEQLETDPAQYMPDAGVAEDISGGEVVKVDLNRPMSEILAQLSSYPVKTRLSLTGPLVVARDIAHAKIQERLDAGEEMPDYLKNHPVYYAGPAKTPEGMASGSFGPTTAGRMDSYVKSFQAAGGSMVMLAKGNRSKQVTEACGEYGGFYLGSIGGPAARLAQDCIKSQEVIEYPELGMEAVWKIEVEDFPAFIVVDDKGNDFFTDPGGAVTVPITGIRVRSAE from the coding sequence GTGGCTGAAGCTGAGTTCCGTTACTCCGACCTGCTCCCCACCGGCAAGGACGACACGCCCTACCGGTTGATCACCACCGACGGCGTCGAGACCGTCGAAGGACCGGACGGCCGGACCTTCCTCAAGGTCTCCCCCGAGGCGATCCAGCAGCTCACCGCCGAGGCGATGCACGACATCAGCCACTTCCTGCGCCCGGCGCACCTCGCCCAGCTGCGCAAGATCATCGACGACCCCGAGGCCTCGGGCAACGACCGCTTCGTGGCGCTCGACCTGCTCAAGAACGTCAACATCTCCGCGGGCGGCGTGCTCCCGATGTGCCAGGACACCGGCACCGCGATCGTGATGGGCAAGAAGTCCGAGGGCGTGCTCACCGGTGCCGACGACGCCGAGTGGATCTCGCGCGGGGTCTACGACGCCTACACCAAGCTCAACCTGCGCTACAGCCAGCTCGCCCCGCTCACGACGTACGACGAGAAGAACACCGGCTCCAACCTGCCGGCCCAGATCGAGCTCTACTCCACGCCGGGCGCCGACGGGAAGTCGCCGGAGTACAAGTTCCTCTTCATGGCCAAGGGCGGCGGCTCGGCCAACAAGTCGTTCCTGTTCCAGGAGACGAAGGCGATCCTCAACCCCAAGCGGATGCTGGAGTTCCTCGACGAGAAGATCCGCTCGCTCGGCACGGCCGCGTGCCCGCCGTACCACCTCGCCGTGGTGATCGGCGGCACCAGCGCGGAGTTCGCGCTCAAGACCGCGAAGTACGCCAGCGCGCACTACCTCGACAACCTCCCCACCGAGGGCTCGATGGACGCCCACGGCTTCCGCGACCTCGAGCTCGAGGAGGAGGTCTTCAAGCTGACCCAGTCCTTCGGCATCGGCGCGCAGTTCGGCGGCAAGTACTTCTGCCACGACGTGCGGGTCGTCCGGCTCCCTCGCCACGGCGCCTCCTGTCCCGTCGCGATCGCGGTGTCCTGCTCCGCCGACCGCCAGGCGCTCGGCAAGATCACCGCGGAGGGCGTCTTCCTCGAGCAGCTCGAGACCGACCCGGCGCAGTACATGCCCGACGCCGGTGTCGCCGAGGACATCTCCGGCGGCGAGGTCGTCAAGGTCGACCTCAACCGGCCGATGAGCGAGATCCTGGCCCAGCTCTCGTCGTACCCGGTCAAGACGCGGCTCTCCCTCACCGGCCCGCTCGTCGTGGCGCGCGACATCGCGCACGCCAAGATCCAGGAGCGCCTCGACGCCGGCGAGGAGATGCCCGACTACCTCAAGAACCACCCGGTCTACTACGCCGGCCCGGCCAAGACCCCCGAGGGCATGGCCTCCGGCTCGTTCGGCCCCACCACCGCCGGCCGGATGGACTCCTACGTGAAGTCCTTCCAGGCCGCCGGCGGCTCGATGGTCATGCTCGCCAAGGGCAACCGCTCCAAGCAGGTCACCGAGGCGTGCGGGGAGTACGGCGGCTTCTACCTCGGCTCCATCGGCGGCCCCGCCGCGCGGCTCGCCCAGGACTGCATCAAGAGCCAGGAGGTCATCGAGTACCCCGAGCTCGGCATGGAGGCGGTCTGGAAGATCGAGGTCGAGGACTTCCCGGCCTTCATCGTCGTCGACGACAAGGGCAACGACTTCTTCACCGACCCGGGCGGCGCGGTGACCGTGCCGATCACCGGCATCCGGGTGCGCTCGGCCGAATAG
- a CDS encoding TFIIB-type zinc ribbon-containing protein, protein MRCPIDETTLVMSERNGIEIDYCPQCRGVWLDRGELDKIIDRSVGLPQPTAAPQPQQPQYDGYREPRQQQGYSKKRKRESWLSELFD, encoded by the coding sequence ATGCGCTGCCCCATCGACGAGACCACGCTGGTGATGAGCGAGCGGAACGGCATCGAGATCGACTACTGCCCCCAGTGCCGGGGCGTGTGGCTGGACCGCGGCGAGCTCGACAAGATCATCGACCGCTCCGTCGGCCTTCCCCAGCCCACCGCGGCCCCGCAGCCGCAACAGCCGCAGTACGACGGCTACCGCGAGCCTCGCCAGCAGCAGGGCTACTCCAAGAAGCGCAAGCGCGAGTCCTGGCTCAGCGAGCTCTTCGACTGA
- a CDS encoding class II fumarate hydratase, which translates to MSTPGFRTEHDSMGDVLVPADALWRAQTQRAVENFPISGTPIEPALIHALGHVKAAAASANAALGVLDAEVADAIATAARTVAAGEHDDQFPIDVFQTGSGTSSNMNANEVIASLCARAGVTAHPNDHVNASQSSNDTFPTAIHVAAALAVTGELVPALERLAASFEAKAEEFAGLVKSGRTHLMDATPVTLGQELGGYAATLRYGVERLAAVLPRVRELPLGGTAVGTGINTPPGFAAAAIAALAEATGQEFTEARNHFEAQGTRDSLVELSGVLRTIAVGLTKICNDLRWMGSGPTTGLAEIHLPDLQPGSSIMPGKVNPVLPEATLMVCMQVIGNDAAVTAAGASGSFELNVAMPVLARNVLESVRLLAAASRTLAERCVDGITADADRMLRYAASSPSVVTPLNKYLGYEAAATIAKQALATGSTIRETVLALGYVERGELTLEQLDAALDLPSMTHP; encoded by the coding sequence GTGAGCACTCCCGGCTTCCGCACCGAGCACGACTCCATGGGCGACGTCCTCGTCCCCGCCGACGCCCTGTGGCGCGCCCAGACCCAGCGCGCGGTCGAGAACTTCCCGATCAGCGGCACCCCGATCGAGCCGGCCCTGATCCACGCCCTCGGCCACGTCAAGGCGGCCGCCGCGAGCGCCAACGCCGCGCTCGGCGTACTCGACGCCGAGGTCGCCGACGCGATCGCCACGGCCGCCCGCACGGTCGCCGCCGGCGAGCACGACGACCAGTTCCCCATCGACGTCTTCCAGACCGGCTCCGGCACCAGCTCCAACATGAACGCCAACGAGGTGATCGCCTCGCTCTGCGCCCGGGCCGGCGTCACCGCCCACCCCAACGACCACGTCAACGCGAGCCAGTCGAGCAATGACACCTTCCCGACCGCGATCCACGTCGCCGCCGCGCTGGCCGTCACCGGCGAGCTGGTGCCGGCGCTCGAGCGGCTCGCGGCGTCCTTCGAGGCCAAGGCCGAGGAGTTCGCCGGCCTGGTGAAGTCCGGGCGCACCCACCTGATGGACGCGACCCCGGTGACGCTCGGGCAGGAGCTCGGCGGCTACGCCGCCACCCTCCGGTACGGCGTGGAGCGGCTCGCCGCCGTCCTGCCCCGGGTGCGGGAGCTCCCCCTCGGCGGCACGGCCGTCGGGACCGGCATCAACACCCCGCCCGGCTTCGCCGCCGCCGCGATCGCGGCGCTGGCCGAGGCGACCGGCCAGGAGTTCACCGAGGCGCGCAACCACTTCGAGGCCCAGGGCACCCGGGACTCGCTGGTCGAGCTGTCCGGCGTCCTCAGGACGATCGCGGTCGGGCTCACCAAGATCTGCAACGACCTGCGCTGGATGGGCTCGGGCCCGACCACCGGCCTCGCCGAGATCCACCTGCCCGACCTCCAGCCGGGCTCCTCGATCATGCCCGGCAAGGTCAACCCGGTGCTGCCGGAGGCGACGCTGATGGTCTGCATGCAGGTGATCGGCAACGACGCCGCCGTCACCGCGGCCGGCGCGAGCGGCAGCTTCGAGCTCAACGTCGCGATGCCGGTCCTGGCCCGCAACGTCCTCGAGTCGGTCCGGCTGCTCGCCGCCGCCTCCCGCACCCTCGCCGAGCGCTGCGTCGACGGCATCACCGCCGACGCCGACCGGATGCTGCGCTACGCCGCCTCGTCGCCGTCGGTGGTCACGCCGCTCAACAAGTACCTCGGCTACGAGGCGGCCGCCACGATCGCCAAGCAGGCGCTCGCCACCGGCAGCACCATCCGCGAGACCGTGCTCGCGCTCGGGTACGTCGAGCGCGGCGAGCTTACCCTCGAGCAGCTCGACGCCGCCCTCGACCTGCCGTCGATGACCCACCCCTGA
- a CDS encoding lytic transglycosylase domain-containing protein yields the protein MPKHRGAPKHAHIAQAPRKAARNVVLLSSVAVAVTGVSVAAGVIGQETTAPAAGAADLDAIANVGASALPTETTERREPVVSRDDRRPEAVPAKSVDLAGSRTTAITDSRELSDSDPRDIARALLGEFGFSSSQFGCLDSLWTRESNWRVNADNPSSSAYGIPQALPGSKMSSAGSDWATNPATQIRWGLGYIKARYGSPCGAWGHSESHGWY from the coding sequence GTGCCCAAGCACCGCGGTGCCCCCAAGCACGCCCACATCGCGCAGGCCCCACGCAAGGCTGCCCGCAATGTCGTCCTGCTCTCCTCGGTGGCCGTGGCCGTCACGGGCGTGTCGGTCGCCGCGGGCGTGATCGGCCAGGAGACCACCGCGCCGGCCGCCGGCGCCGCCGACCTCGACGCCATCGCCAACGTCGGCGCCAGCGCGCTGCCGACCGAGACCACCGAGCGCCGCGAGCCCGTCGTGTCGCGTGACGACCGCCGCCCCGAGGCGGTGCCGGCGAAGTCCGTCGACCTGGCCGGCTCCCGCACCACGGCGATCACCGACAGCCGCGAGCTCTCCGACTCCGACCCGCGCGACATCGCCCGCGCCCTCCTCGGCGAGTTCGGCTTCTCCTCCAGCCAGTTCGGCTGCCTGGACTCGCTGTGGACCCGCGAGTCCAACTGGCGGGTCAACGCCGACAACCCCAGCTCGAGCGCGTACGGCATCCCGCAGGCGCTGCCCGGCTCGAAGATGTCCTCGGCCGGCTCCGACTGGGCCACCAACCCGGCCACCCAGATCAGGTGGGGCCTCGGCTACATCAAGGCCCGCTACGGCAGCCCCTGCGGCGCCTGGGGACACAGCGAGTCCCACGGCTGGTATTGA
- a CDS encoding carboxypeptidase regulatory-like domain-containing protein: MKPRHLLLPALVLGLLAPVGSVPASAAAARAPITGRVVDDHGAPVAGVEVTLFRAGHRAADNDGSTTGPDGRFVLRPGDYTKGGSFAVLISTGEGTSTALPTWYDGSGADGGIRASVLGETLTTEMTRTDAPPPAGARLVRFGKAARDLGDLATPQGTRVSFESKDTKGRQVSHGVLAHDAVSNTVREAAESYQTYLLEPGRQTVTLTASRYVAGGSQQLTLDLVAGTTQKVPVTWAAQYYLSRVDRMLDGGVGLIEVPGQRLSVGDRIWVDAWFANDSALTFGVTSYQWYRDATPIPGATGRSYRVATADRGHQVSYQVTLAPQADYAGVSYRSTPDPVAAVTAKVRARFPKGDVSMAHPERYAIRVRVSQSNGKRPVGRLALIVENIEPEIPPKVIVARAVRRTGPTSFVLRLPRGFDAQRYDEYGAMYVRFVPKNRAKVSVASSRGQSIYVY; this comes from the coding sequence GTGAAGCCACGTCACCTGTTGCTGCCCGCCCTCGTCCTCGGGCTCCTCGCTCCCGTCGGCTCGGTGCCCGCGAGTGCCGCGGCGGCGCGGGCACCGATCACCGGGCGCGTGGTCGACGACCACGGCGCGCCGGTCGCCGGTGTCGAGGTCACCCTGTTCCGTGCCGGGCATCGGGCAGCGGACAACGACGGCTCGACCACCGGCCCCGACGGCCGGTTCGTGCTGCGGCCGGGTGACTACACCAAGGGCGGCTCGTTCGCCGTCCTGATCTCGACGGGCGAGGGGACCAGCACCGCCCTCCCCACCTGGTACGACGGCAGCGGAGCCGACGGCGGGATCCGCGCCAGCGTGCTCGGCGAGACCCTCACCACCGAGATGACCCGCACCGACGCGCCGCCGCCCGCAGGAGCCCGGCTGGTCCGGTTCGGCAAGGCCGCTCGCGACCTCGGCGACCTGGCCACGCCGCAGGGCACCCGGGTGAGCTTCGAGAGCAAGGACACCAAGGGCAGGCAGGTCTCCCACGGCGTCCTCGCCCACGACGCCGTCTCGAACACGGTGCGCGAGGCCGCCGAGAGCTACCAGACCTACCTGCTCGAGCCGGGCCGCCAGACGGTCACCCTCACCGCGTCGAGGTACGTCGCGGGTGGGAGCCAGCAGCTGACGCTCGACCTGGTCGCCGGGACGACCCAGAAGGTTCCGGTCACCTGGGCCGCTCAGTACTACCTCAGTCGCGTCGACCGGATGCTCGACGGTGGCGTCGGACTGATCGAGGTTCCCGGGCAGCGACTCTCGGTCGGGGACCGGATCTGGGTGGACGCCTGGTTCGCCAACGACTCCGCCCTGACCTTCGGCGTGACGTCCTACCAGTGGTACCGCGACGCGACGCCGATCCCCGGCGCGACGGGCCGCAGCTACCGGGTGGCCACGGCCGACCGGGGCCACCAGGTCTCCTACCAGGTCACCCTCGCCCCCCAGGCCGACTACGCCGGCGTGTCCTACCGGAGCACCCCCGACCCGGTGGCCGCCGTGACGGCGAAGGTGCGGGCGCGCTTCCCCAAGGGCGACGTCTCGATGGCACATCCGGAGCGCTACGCGATCCGGGTCCGGGTGTCGCAGAGCAACGGCAAGCGCCCGGTCGGCCGGCTGGCGCTCATCGTGGAGAACATCGAGCCGGAGATCCCGCCCAAGGTGATCGTGGCCCGCGCGGTGCGGCGTACCGGTCCGACGAGCTTCGTGCTGCGGCTGCCGCGCGGCTTCGACGCCCAGCGCTACGACGAGTACGGCGCGATGTACGTCCGCTTCGTCCCGAAGAACCGGGCGAAGGTCTCGGTGGCGAGCTCGCGAGGACAGTCGATCTACGTCTACTGA